One genomic region from Hirundo rustica isolate bHirRus1 chromosome 5, bHirRus1.pri.v3, whole genome shotgun sequence encodes:
- the SH3TC1 gene encoding SH3 domain and tetratricopeptide repeat-containing protein 1 isoform X2, whose amino-acid sequence MPLWSHWSLSISRWFLKGYSNPVDFSHKNESKPIRKVAMGSCLAVMNYESIVLEELSFQEGDKIEILGYFIECMEWFLGRHVFTGQIGFVKTGHVKLDLSRNNELLKPDLDFLEAEELSLFSKEKNLEEVVHLLKQTSITDVCSVYRIDELEEPEFQKSHECEIPCSPSSPGSTSKNGKIEELLKNCFKNLEATQAEEPTAEGKESSGSSKTEIFPLPEGPSFHVCQEDIQASEIFEPLLLFLNRKEYESNFKSLYDFSYSFTNSMFYGFSEEEQLVSFLRLAREAAKKAGLSWALARLCFLLGRLSVKKLKFSQARVYFEEALRAVAGGFSDLYFVIALYTNLTGIYLTQKNREKSTHIFDKAASLLVGIPNYICSADLESDILKYALKRTILSQNKRAEARACFLLAKHYSARKQHQEALPFLERFQLLLNDLGLQNSLSNNCYFKLAESYHEKCLPHIVLSCIKVTSPQSSSTLMDSLKRIDLVIKNSPKLYGLRKLRQIFPSQIAPYLIQALSSVFTNEEEGLCSTIYLSLAKLYSHHKQYGKAIAYMVKALDSASAKPEETVNYLVSLAWLYILHKEYDVALAILNAVVGSAQSSPQQLGIAYNMLAIALKRKNNTKEAAESYYKALRLSEETEMTHNQAIALANFGALCLHAAASKLAERYFIRAVKLFSKLPIMDCGQDFIQVLLQLGCYYVSGTEREKGRFYYEWAFLVAMETSHLESQLQAIKLLCQFYSTVAPNETQCVIYNEYQLSLARKMSNKVLEGQILETISQLYLSLGTERAYRSALEYTKRSLGIFIDLQKKEKEAYAWLQAGKIYYVLRQNELVDLYIQVAQDAALCTGDPNLGMELFEAAGDIFFNGTWEKEKAVTFYRDRALPLAVQTGNKTTELRLCNKLVELLMNLKAYEESLEYARVALIRSVNLGNQLNERIAYHRLAVIHHHLGHCELAEHFYLKALSLCSSPLEFEEETLYYVKVYSVLGDIIFYDLKDPFDAAGYYHLALAAAMDLGNKKAQLKIYTRLAVIYHNFLVDREMSLFFYQKARTFATELNVRRINLAPDQRYKS is encoded by the exons ATGCCTCTCTGGAGCCATTGGAGCCTTTCCATCAGTAG atggTTTCTTAAAGGATATTCTAATCCTGTTGatttttcacataaaaatgAATCTAAACCCATCAGAAAAGTTG CAATGGGATCCTGTCTAGCTGTAATGAATTATGAAAGTATTGTGTTGGAAGAGCTGAGTTTCCAAGAAGGGGACAAAATTGAGATCCTTGGCTACTTCATTGAATGCATGGAATGGTTTCTTGGAAGACATGTGTTTACTGGCCAAATAGGTTTTGTAAAGACAGGTCATGTTAAGCTGGACTTATCTAGAAATAA TGAGCTCCTTAAGCCAGATCTGGATTTTCTTGAAGCAGAAGAGCtatctttattttcaaaagaaaagaatttggaAGAAGTCGTACATTTGTTGAAACAAACCTCTATCACAGATGTTTGCTCTGTGTACAGAATAG ATGAGTTAGAAGAACCTGAATTTCAGAAATCTCATGAATGTG aaattcCATGCTCACCTTCTAGCCCGGGATCCACTAGCAAGAATGGCAAGATAGAAGAATTGCTGAAGAACTGCTTTAAGAATCTGGAGGCCACTCAAGCTGAGGAGCCAACTGCTGAAGGGAAGGAATCTTCTGGTTCTtcaaagactgaaatatttcctcTACCTGAAGGGCCTTCTTTCCATGTATGTCAAGAAGACATTCAAGCATCTGAGATCTTTGAGCCATTGTTACTCTTCTTAAATAGGAAAGAATATGAGAGCAACTTCAAAAGCCTGTATGATTTCTCTTATTCATTTACCAATAGTATGTTTTATGGATTTTCAGAAGAAGAACAACTGGTTAGTTTTTTAAGATTAGCAAGGgaagcagcaaagaaagcagGTCTGTCCTGGGCACTTGCAAGGCTGTGCTTTCTCTTAGGCAGGCTCAGTGTCAAAAAGCTGAAGTTTTCCCAAGCTCGGGTGTATTTTGAGGAAGCATTGAGAGCAGTAGCTGGAGGATTTAGTGATTTGTACTTTGTGATTGCTCTTTATACAAATCTAACAGGAATCTACTTGACccagaagaacagagaaaagtCTACTCATATTTTTGACAAGGCTGCATCTCTTCTCGTGGGAATTCCCAACTACATTTGCAGTGCTGATCTGGAGTCAGACATACTAAAGTATGCTCTGAAGAGGACAATTTTGAGCCAGAACAAACGTGCAGAGGCAAGAGCGTGCTTTCTGCTGGCAAAACATTACAGTGCACGCAAGCAACACCAAGAGGCACTGCCATTCTTGGAAAGGTTTCAGCTGTTGCTCAATGATCTGGGTTTACAAAACAGTTTATCCAACAACTGTTACTTCAAACTGGCAGAGTCCTACCACGAAAAGTGTTTGCCACACATTGTATTAAGTTGCATAAAGGTTACCTCTCCTCAGAGCTCCAGTACCTTAATGGATTCCCTGAAAAGGATTGATTTAGTCATCAAAAATTCTCCCAAACTATATGGCTTGAGAAAACTCAGGCAAATATTCCCATCCCAAATTGCACCTTACCTCATACAAGCACTTTCCTCTGTGTTTACtaatgaggaggaaggactgtgCAGCACTATCTATCTCAGCTTAGCAAAGCTGTACAGCCACCACAAACAGTATGGAAAAGCCATTGCTTACATGGTGAAAGCACTGGACTCTGCTTCTGCTAAGCCAGAGGAAACTGTCAACTATTTGGTTTCACTCGCTTGGCTATACATTCTTCACAAGGAGTATGATGTGGCTTTAGCCATTTTAAATGCTGTTGTaggctctgcacagagcagtcCTCAGCAGCTTGGCATTGCTTATAACATGCTTGCCATTGcgttgaaaaggaaaaacaacacaaaagaaGCTGCTGAGAGCTACTACAAAGCACTGCGTCTTTCAGAAGAGACTGAGATGACCCATAACCAAGCCATAGCCCTGGCTAATTTTGGGGCACTCTGCCTGCATGCAGCAGCCAGCAAGCTGGCAGAACGTTATTTTATCAGGGCAGTGAAGCTATTCTCCAAGCTTCCAATTATGGACTGTGGTCAAGACTTTATCCAAGTCCTCCTTCAGCTGGGTTGTTATTACGTTAGTGGaactgaaagagagaaaggaaggttTTACTATGAATGGGCTTTTTTAGTTGCAATGGAGACAAGTCACCTGGAGA GTCAACTGCAAGCAATTAAGCTGCTGTGTCAGTTCTACAGTACAGTTGCTCCCAATGAGACTCAGTGTGTCATCTACAATGAATATCAACTATCTTTAGCCAGAAAAATGTCCAACAAAGTTCTGGAGGGACAAATTTTGGAAACCATTAGTCAGCTGTATTTGTCTTTAGGAACAGAAAG GGCCTACAGGTCAGCTCTGGAATATACCAAAAGAAGCCTTGGAATATTTATAGATCTccagaaaaaagagaaggaggcATATGCTTGGCTCCAGGCAGGAAAGATATACTATGTTCTGAGGCAGAATGAGCTTGTGGATCTTTATATTCAG GTTGCTCAGGATGCTGCTCTTTGCACAGGAGATCCAAATTTAGGAATGGAATTGTTTGAAGCTGCTGGAGACATATTTTTCAATGGTActtgggaaaaggagaaagcagtGACTTTCTACAGG GACAGGGCTCTCCCACTTGCTGTTCAGACTGGCAACAAAACCACTGAACTCAGGTTATGCAATAAGTTGGTGGAACTGCTGATGAATCTGAAGGCTTATGAGGAGAGCCTGGAATATGCAAGAGTAGCTCTCATCCGCAGCGTAAATTTAG GAAATCAGCTAAATGAAAGAATAGCTTACCATCGCCTGGCAGTCATCCATCACCATTTGGGTCACTGTGAACTAGCTGAACACTTCTATCTAAAGGCCTTGTCCCTCTGTTCATCTCCTTTGGAGTTTGAGGAGGAAACACTCTATTATGTCAAGGTGTACTCAGTCTTAGGAGATATTATATTCTATGACCTTAAG GACCCCTTTGATGCAGCGGGCTATTACCACTTGGCGCTTGCTGCTGCCATGGACCTGGGCAATAAAAAAGCTCAACTGAAGATTTACACCAGACTTGCTGTGATCTACCATAACTTCCTTGTGGATCGGGAAATGTCTCTCTTCTTCTACCAAAAGGCAAGAACCTTTGCAACAGAGCTGAATGTAAGGAGAATAAATTTAGCTCCTGATCAGCGTTACAAGAGTTGA